In one window of Prevotella sp. E13-17 DNA:
- the aroB gene encoding 3-dehydroquinate synthase, whose product MDKQKVIISNHLEQVLSEAILACKADRTFILTDETTHRLCLPLVKDFSCLKDAQEIVIAAGDINKSLEAVSHVWSSLQQGGASRHSLMVNLGGGMVTDLGGFAASTFKRGIHFINIPTTLLAMVDASVGGKTGINFGGLKNEIGVFNNADCVILDTSFLKTLNTENLLSGYAEMLKHGLISTEKHWADLLNFDLDDVEKLGAIVGESVEVKQHIVTEDPTEKGIRKALNLGHTVGHAFESLALQRQPVLHGYAVAWGLVCELYLSVAKTGFPVDKMRQTVKFIFDNYGRMPITCDDYPTLLELMTHDKKNVGGQINFTLLGGIGDIRINQTATKAEIEEALDFFREGC is encoded by the coding sequence ATGGACAAGCAGAAAGTTATCATTTCCAATCATCTGGAACAAGTTTTAAGCGAAGCTATCCTTGCATGCAAGGCCGACCGCACCTTTATTCTCACCGACGAAACCACCCATCGTCTTTGTCTGCCACTTGTCAAGGACTTCAGTTGTCTGAAGGATGCTCAAGAGATTGTCATTGCCGCAGGCGACATCAACAAGTCGCTCGAGGCCGTCTCCCACGTATGGAGCAGTCTTCAACAGGGTGGTGCCTCGCGCCATTCACTGATGGTCAACCTGGGTGGCGGCATGGTGACAGACCTTGGTGGCTTTGCTGCTTCCACCTTTAAACGCGGCATCCATTTCATCAACATACCCACCACGCTGCTTGCCATGGTCGATGCCTCTGTGGGTGGCAAGACGGGCATCAACTTCGGTGGTCTGAAAAACGAGATTGGCGTTTTCAACAATGCCGACTGCGTGATTCTGGATACCAGCTTTCTGAAGACGCTCAATACCGAGAACTTGCTTTCCGGCTATGCCGAAATGCTGAAGCACGGTCTGATTTCTACCGAGAAGCACTGGGCCGACCTGCTCAACTTCGACCTTGACGACGTCGAAAAGTTAGGAGCCATTGTGGGCGAAAGTGTCGAAGTAAAGCAGCACATCGTGACCGAAGACCCCACCGAGAAAGGCATCCGCAAGGCGCTGAACCTGGGCCACACCGTGGGCCATGCGTTCGAGTCGCTAGCCTTGCAACGCCAGCCTGTTCTCCATGGCTATGCCGTGGCATGGGGATTGGTGTGCGAGCTCTACCTCAGCGTCGCCAAAACGGGCTTCCCTGTCGATAAGATGCGCCAGACGGTGAAGTTCATCTTCGACAACTACGGCCGTATGCCCATCACCTGCGACGACTATCCCACGCTCCTCGAGCTGATGACTCACGACAAGAAGAACGTGGGTGGACAGATCAACTTCACCCTGCTGGGAGGCATTGGCGACATCCGTATCAACCAGACAGCCACCAAGGCCGAGATAGAAGAAGCCTTAGACTTTTTCCGCGAGGGCTGCTAA
- a CDS encoding AMP-binding protein, whose protein sequence is MTLDEFLAEWHNDSPTVLVHTSGSTGKPKPMWIEKKRMMASARITCDFLGLKAGDRALLCMSLDYIAGKMMVVRAQTCGLKLVSVKPTGAPSWEGPIDFAAMVPMQVYNLLRTADGRARLRSVSHLIIGGGAIDDGLAQELRSFPRAVWSTYGMTETLSHIALRRLSGPDASEWYTPFDGVHVAQTAEGCLMIDAPAVHEGTLVTNDIVELRGSQFRVLGRKDNVVCSGGIKIQIEEVERLLRPHLHAPFIVTKRKDEKFGEALVLMTEDAQLDAQRQVCQKVLPKYWQPRHYQYVEKVPMTETGKPARKEAERLAALAEKV, encoded by the coding sequence ATGACCTTAGATGAATTTTTAGCTGAGTGGCACAATGATAGTCCGACGGTTCTGGTGCATACCAGTGGTTCAACAGGAAAACCGAAGCCCATGTGGATTGAAAAGAAACGCATGATGGCTTCGGCACGTATCACATGCGATTTCTTAGGACTGAAAGCTGGTGACAGAGCACTGCTCTGCATGTCGCTCGACTATATTGCAGGCAAGATGATGGTGGTGCGAGCACAGACCTGTGGGCTTAAGCTCGTCTCCGTAAAGCCAACAGGAGCACCATCGTGGGAAGGACCAATAGATTTTGCGGCTATGGTGCCTATGCAGGTTTATAACCTTCTTCGAACGGCTGACGGACGAGCACGACTCAGAAGCGTGTCGCATCTGATTATTGGAGGCGGCGCCATCGATGATGGGCTTGCGCAAGAGCTGAGGTCTTTTCCTCGTGCCGTCTGGAGCACTTATGGCATGACAGAGACACTCTCGCATATCGCCTTGCGCCGATTGAGCGGTCCTGACGCCAGCGAATGGTACACACCCTTCGACGGTGTCCACGTTGCGCAGACGGCCGAAGGCTGCTTGATGATAGATGCTCCTGCTGTTCACGAGGGGACACTGGTCACTAATGACATTGTAGAACTTCGTGGTTCGCAGTTCCGCGTACTGGGACGAAAAGACAATGTGGTGTGTTCGGGCGGCATCAAAATACAGATAGAGGAAGTGGAACGGCTGTTGAGGCCGCATCTTCATGCACCGTTTATCGTGACAAAACGGAAAGACGAGAAGTTCGGCGAAGCACTGGTTCTGATGACAGAAGATGCACAATTGGATGCACAGCGCCAGGTGTGCCAAAAGGTGTTGCCAAAATACTGGCAACCACGACACTATCAGTATGTAGAAAAGGTACCGATGACGGAAACAGGTAAGCCGGCCCGAAAGGAAGCAGAGCGCTTAGCAGCCCTCGCGGAAAAAGTCTAA